Below is a genomic region from Deltaproteobacteria bacterium.
TGATGGGCATGGCACAATTCTCCGCGCACCGGGTTTGCAGAAGGGTTCCCTCTTCTAGACCCAAGATGGTTCAATTTTCGTGCCAACGTTCCACCAACCTGTATCTCCTTGATATTGTTAGTTATTACTAAATCGGCCCGCGTTCGGAAAGTCGAGGATCTGTTGCACAATACGACGTTTCGCCTCGTTTTGTGTTCGATAAAGAACGATAAATCAAGATATTACAATAAACATGGTTAATATTGCAACATGTTTATTAATTAAACAGTCTGCCTTATGTTTCAAGGTCCATCTGCTTCAGTTTCCGCCAGAGAGAAGCCCGATTAATCCCCAGTATCCGCGCGGCCTCGCTTTTATTGCCCTTGGTGGCCTCCAAGACCTCTAAAATGTATTGCTCCTCGAGTTCGGCCAGGGTGGCGTAGGTCTTCTTCTCCAAGACGACGGATGGTCTGACTTTCACGAACCGTTGAGGGAGATGCTCCCTTCTCACCTCATCCCCCTCGCACACAATAACCGCGCGTTCAATGGCATTTTCCAGCTCGCGCACATTACCCGGAAACGCATAATTCTTAAAGATGGAAAGGACTTCGTCAGAGATCTTTTTTATGTCTTTTCCGTACTCCTTCCGGTACCTGTCCAAAAAATAGCTGCTCAAGAGAGGGATATCGTCCTTTCGCTCGCGAAGGGGCGGTATCCTCAATATGAAAGCGTTCAGCCGGTAATACAGGTCTTCCCGGAATTCTCCCTGATCGATCTTTTTCTTGAGGCTCTGATTTGTGGCGGCCAACACCCTCACATCCGTTGAAACCTCGTCCGTTCCGCCGACTCGGACGATGGTTTTATTCTCCAGGACACGGAGCAATTTGATCTGCATGGAGAGCGGAGTATCTCCGATCTCGTCCAGAAGGATGGTTCCTCCGGACGCCGCTTCGAAAACCCCCCTCTTGAGATGATGCGCCCCGGTGAAGGCCTCTCGCTCGTGCCCGAACAATTCATTGCAGAGTAACTCCTCCGTGAAGGAACCGCAATTGACAGCCGTGAACTTCCGCTCCTTTCTTGGACTGAGCAGATGTATGGCCCTGGCTACCAGTTCCTTGCCCGTACCGGTTTCCCCGAGGATGAGGACTGTGCAGTCCAGCGAGGCCACCTTGCGGATATTCCTTTTAATCTCTAGAATAGAGGGAGATTCCCCGATCAGTTTCTGTATCCTGGACTCTGAATAGAGGTTGGATACATCGATGTCCGTATATGAAAGTCTCCTCTCCAGCGTCTGCCGGGCGGCCTGCATTTCGATCTCTTCCGGCATGTACCCCTTGTCAAAAGCGCCGGCGTCGACATCCCTGTCTGAACCTGCCCCCTCCTCTTCCCCGAAAGACGGCTTGATGATAATCATCCCGCTTCTTGAACCGAACTGTCTCATGAAGCTCCAGAACTGCTTCATCTCATCCTTTTCGAAATAGTCCGATTCCAGCGCTTCAGCGGCCTCCTTGATCTTTTCGTTTCCATAGCCGGTCAGAAGCACCGTTTTGATTCCAGGACGGATCTCCTTCAGCTTGGTGATTGTGGTCAAACCGTCCATGCCCGGCATGTTCAGATCGACGATCGCCATATCGATGCTCTTCTTCTTCGCGATGTCGATCGCC
It encodes:
- a CDS encoding sigma-54-dependent Fis family transcriptional regulator — its product is MRRAPSKGIIVLLVDDEKKFLESISERIRLKGFEPLSVFSGEEAIDIAKKKSIDMAIVDLNMPGMDGLTTITKLKEIRPGIKTVLLTGYGNEKIKEAAEALESDYFEKDEMKQFWSFMRQFGSRSGMIIIKPSFGEEEGAGSDRDVDAGAFDKGYMPEEIEMQAARQTLERRLSYTDIDVSNLYSESRIQKLIGESPSILEIKRNIRKVASLDCTVLILGETGTGKELVARAIHLLSPRKERKFTAVNCGSFTEELLCNELFGHEREAFTGAHHLKRGVFEAASGGTILLDEIGDTPLSMQIKLLRVLENKTIVRVGGTDEVSTDVRVLAATNQSLKKKIDQGEFREDLYYRLNAFILRIPPLRERKDDIPLLSSYFLDRYRKEYGKDIKKISDEVLSIFKNYAFPGNVRELENAIERAVIVCEGDEVRREHLPQRFVKVRPSVVLEKKTYATLAELEEQYILEVLEATKGNKSEAARILGINRASLWRKLKQMDLET